The Candidatus Hydrogenisulfobacillus filiaventi sequence CGCCGCGCGATACCAGCAGGTCGGTCACGGCCCCGGTGTCCTCCCGGATGCGGATGTCCGTCAGCCGGCCCAGGTAGTGATCCTCCGGATCATAGACAGCCAACGGCCGCAGCATCCGCCCTGCCGCCCGTTGGCGGCGCCACCAGCTCTGCGCCACCGGCTGCGGCAGGTCGGGCCGGGCTACCTCCACCCCCCGGGCGTGCAGCCGCACCTCGGGCCCGGTTGGGATCAAAAACAGGCGCAGGCCTGCCCGCGCCAGCACCCCCGTGACCTGCCGCTGCCCCCAGTCGAGCTCGAGCTCCTCCACCCGGCCCCAGGCCCGCTGCCGCGAGCCCAGCCGGACCGGCAGGTGCAGGAGCTCCCAGCGCCTGATCATGCCCCCGCCCTCAATCCTCCGCCTGCAGGCGGCCGCCGGCCAGGAGCCGTCCCGCGGCGTCGTACCAGACCGCCACCTGCCCCGGGGCGACTGCCCACTGCGGCCGCGCAAATTCGATCCGGGCCCGGGACGGATCAGCCGGATCCGGGATCCAAACCGCGGGCACCGGCTCCATGTTGTAGCGTACCTTCACCCAGCCCCGGCGCGGTTCCGGAAACGGATTTCCCAAGGGGTAGTGGACCGCCTCTACGACCGCCCGGCGGCGCTCCGCCTCCCGGCGGCGGCCGATGATCACGCGGTTGCGGGCGGCGTCCAGTCCGACCACGTACCGGGGCTCGTCCGCAGTGATCCCCAGGCCCCGCCGCTGTCCCACCGTGAAGAAGGCCACCCCGGGATGCTGCCCCACCACCCGCCCCGCCGTGTCCACCATCTCCCCCGGGCGGGCGGCATCGGGCCGGTGGCGGCGGAGATAGGCGCGATAGTCGTTGCCGGGTACAAAGCAGAGCTCCTGGCTCTCGGCCTTGTCGGCCGTCGGGAGCCCCCGCCGGCGGACGTAGTCCCGTACCGCCGGCTTGAGCCACCCGCCGAGCGGGAACCGGACATGCGCCAGGTCCTCCTGGCCCAGGGTGTAGAGCAGGTAGCTCTGGTCCTTGGCGGTGTCCCGCGCCCGGGCCAGCACCCACCGGTCGGCCCCGAAGGGCTGCCGGCGCACGTAATGACCCGTCGCCACCAAGTCTGCCCCCTGCGCCGCCGCCCATTCCCACAGGGCCCCGAATTTGATGGCCCGGTTGCAGAGGGCACAGGGATTCGGGGTACGGCCGCCCAAATAGGCGGCCTCAAAGGGTTCGATCACAGCCTCCCGGAAGCGGCGGCGGACATCCACCACCGTATGAGGAATGCCCAGGGCTTTGGCCACTCGTTTGGCATCCGCCACCGCCCCCAGGGAGCAGCAGCCGTTATCGGCCCCGGGGGGCAGCTGCAGGAGGGTCACCCCCAGCACGGTGTGGCCCTGCTCCACAAGTAAAGCGGCGGCCGCCGAGGAGTCGACGCCGCCGCTCATGCCCACCACCACCACGGCCACGGCTACCCTCCCCCTGCCTGCACCACACGGGCCAGAAGCTTGTCCCGGACCGCCTCCTGCTGTTCCTCCACCAACTGTTGAAAGGTCATGGCGTCCATGGCGCCCAGCAGGGCGTCCTGCACCCGGCTCCAGACATCCGGGCCGATGCAGCGCCCGATCTCCGGGCAGCTGGAGGCCGCCTCGCTGGTGCAGTCGGCGATGCCGATTGGGCCCTCCAGCGCCCGCACCACGTCCCCCACGGAAATCTCCGCCGGCTGGCGGGCCAGGCGGTAGCCCCCCTGGGCCCCCCGTACCCCGACCACCAGGCCGGCGCGTTTGAGCGGCACCATCAGCTGCTCCAGATACTGCTCCGAGATGGCCTGGCGACGGGCGATGGCGGACACCGTCAGGGCGCCGTTGCCGTAATTCCGGGCCAGTTCGTAAACGGCCTTGACCCCATACCGTCCCTTGCTGGATACCCGCAACACCCGGACCCCACCTCCCGTAGACAGCACGCCCATTTCACAATACCGCTTCCCGGGGGGGCTGGCAATCGCGAGCCGTTCTCAGTAGGAGCGTTCCTTGGGCGGGTAGCGGGTGATCACCACCGGCTCCTCCTCCCGCACCAGTCCGTCCGCCCCATCCGGGGTATAAAGGAAATGCTTGAGAAACCGGCTGTCATCCCGCGCCGGAAAATCGGTGCGGGCATGGGCCCCCCGGCTCTCCTCCCGGGCCAGGGCCCCGTCCACGATCACGCGGGCCAGGTCCAGCATGTAGCCCGTTTCCAGGAAGGCCAGCAGGTCGTAATTGAACAGGTCGCCGGTATCCATGAGGCTGGCACCCGCATAGCGTGCACGCAGCTCCTCAATGCGCCGGCGGGCCTCGGCCAGGCGGGGCCCGTCCCGGAAGGTGCCCACATAGTCGGTCATGGTCTGCCGCAGCTCGCGCCGGATGGAACCGTAATGCTCGCTGCCGGGCCCGGCCGGCCGCGCCTTGATGGCAGCGATGCGGGCCGCCTCTGCACTCAGGGCTTCCACGGGGAAGGGGACGGCCCCCTCGCGTTTGGCCCATTCCGCCGCGCCCAGCCCTGCCTGCCGCCCGAAGACCAGGGTATCCAGCAGGGAGTTGGCCCCCAGCCGGTTGGCTCCGTGCACGCTCACCGCCGCACACTCCCCGGCTGCGAAAAACCCCGGCAACCGGGTCTCCGCCCGCCGGTTGGTAGCGATGCCGCCCATCATATAGTGCTGGCCCGGCTGGACCGGTACCGGCTCATGCACCGGGTTGATGCCTTTGTAGGTGAGGGAAAAGTCGTAAATCTCCGAGAGCCGGTGCCGGATGAGGTCCTCCCCCAGATGGCGCATGTCCAGCAGCACATAACCACCGGGGAACCCGCGCCCCTCCAGGATCTCGGTTTCGATGGCCCGGCTGACGATGTCCCGGGGGGCCACCTCCATCAGCTTGGGGGCGTAGCGCGCCATAAACCGCTCGCCCTCCCGGTTGAGCAGGTAGGCCCCTTCGCCCCGCGCCCCTTCCGTGATCAGGACGTTCAACCCCGGCAGGGTGGTGGGGTGGAACTGGACAAACTCCATGTCCTTTAACGGCACCCCGGCCCGGAAGGCGATGGCCATCCCTTCCCCCGTATTAATGTAGGGATTGGTGGTGCGGGCGTACAGCATCCCGGCTCCCCCGGTCGCAAAGATGACCGCCTTGGCGCTCAGCCCGACCACCCGCCCGCTCTTGATCTCCAGCGCCACCACCCCGGCCACCCGCCCCCGGGACACGGCCAGGGAGAGGACGAAGAATTCCTCGAACACGCGGATGCGATGGTGGATAGACTGCTCAAACAGGGTCTGATAGAGGGCGCGTCCCGTCTTATCGGCCGCATAACAGGCCCGGGGATAGCCCTGACCGCCGAAGGAGCGCTGGGCGATGCGGCCGTCAGGACGGCGGGAGAAGAGGGTGCCCCAATGTTCCATTTCGTAGACCACCCGGGGGGCATCCTCGCACATGAATTCCACCGCGTCCTGGTCCGCCAGGTAGTCGCTGCCCTTGACGGTGTCGAACGCATGGTCCTCCCAGCGGTCCTGGGGATCAATGGCCGCATTGATTCCGCCCTGGGCGGCCACTGAATGGGAACGCACCGGGTACACCTTGCTCAAGACGGCGGTCTTGAGCGCCGGATCCACCGCCAGCGCCGCCCGCAGGCCGGCCAGGCCGGCGCCGACGATGAGCACATCAAAGGTCTCTACAGGAGCGGTTGCTTCCAGCAGGCCGTCGGCCTCATGCGCCATGGTTCTTCCTACTTCCCTTCCGTATCTGCGCCGCGCGCGGCGGCCGGTATCCGCCGCCGGCCGCCGCCCAGACGGAACCGGACCATCTTGCGGCGCAGCTCCAGGATGCCGCGGGTGACAGGGATCCCCTTGGGGCAGGCAGCGGTGCAGTTGAAGGTCTGCCGGCAGCGCCACACCCCCTGCTGACCGCCTACCACCGGGGCCCGGGCAGCGGTGGCGGCGTCGCGGGGATCCACCTCAAACCGGAAGGCCTTGATCAGGGCCTGGGGACCGAGGTACCCGTGGTCCTGCGCCACAATCGGGCATTCCGAGTAGCACACCCCGCAGAAGATGCAGTCGGACGCCTTGGAGAGTTCGTCAAAGGCCTCCGGGGCCAGGATCATACGCCGCTCCTCGACCGGCTCCGGTTCCGCCGGATCCGGCTGCACCCAGGGATCCACCGCCCGGAAATGCTCCCAGAACTGCGCCTGATCCACCACCAGGTCCTTGACGTAGGGGAAGTTGCGCAGGGGCTCGAGGGTAATCACGGAACCCTGCCGCAGCAGGTCGCTGACCTGAGTCTTACACGCCAAGCGGGAACGCCCGTTGATGATCATCCCGTCCGATCCGCAGATGCCGGAGCGGCAGGAGGCCCGGAAGGCCAGGCTACCGTCCTGCTCCTCCCGGATCTTCATCAGGGCCGCCAGCACCACATCCCCCGGCTCCACCTCCACGGTGTAGTAGGCCCAGTAGGGTTCGTGATCCCGGCCGGGATCGAAACGGAAGACCTTGAACGTGACCGGTTGCCCCATCCCGCCATCGTCTCCTTCACAGGCGTGCTAGAACCGGAACAGGGGATGGCCCCAAAGGAAGGGGGACAGCACGTCCAGCCCGAACGCCACTGTCAGGACCCCCAGCACCCAAAGGCCGGCGGTGATGCGCCGCTGGGCAGCCGGGGTCCAAGGCAGGTCGAACAGCACGGTGCCTAGCCCGTTGAGGCCGTGATAGACCACCACCACCAGCAGGCCCACATCGACCACGACGTAAAAGGCGTGCAACAGCCGGGCCGCCACGGCCGCAAACGTGATCCGCGCCCCCAGGTGCAAAAAATGCTCAATCCAGAGATGCCCCAGCACCAGGAACAGCAGCAGGACCGCGCTCACCCGCTGCAGCAGCCAGGGCCACAGGCCCTGACCCTGAGGCGGGGGGCTGCCGGCCCCGGTTTCGTCCGCCTGTGCCACACCGGATCCCTCCCTTGCCAGGCCCCTTAGGCCGTCGGCAGCAGCGCGGCGGCCGCCGCCACCAGGAGCGCGGCTCCCAGGGCCATCAGGACCCAGAACACCGTCTCCTGCCGGTCCACCCACATCCCCAGGTCGAGCAGCATGATGCGGATGCCGTTCAGAGCGTGATACAGGATGAGGGCGAACAGGACCAGGTCGGCCGCCAGGAAGGGCGGACTGGTCAGCACCGCCACCACCCGGTTGAAGGCCGCCTCCCCGCCCCGCCAGATGGCCGAGGACAGGACAATCAGATGGAAATACAGGTAGGCCAGAATCAGGAGGCCGCTCACCCGATGCAGCCACCAGGCCCAGGTGCCGGTCCGGTAGGCCGCGCGCGCCCGCGCTGCCCGCCGCTCCACGCGCGCCGGGGCCTCGCGTCGCACCATGTTTACCCCTCCTCCTCGGTCGCAGCCGCCGGGCCGGCGCGGCGGGCCTGATCCCGAGCCCGGGCCGCCCGCCAGGCCGCCAGCCGTTCCGCCACCGCCGCCTCGGCCCCTTCAGCGGACGGCTGGTAGAGCTCGAGCCCCTCGAGCTCCGGCGGCAGATGGGGATCGGGCAGGAAATGGCCGGGCGCCGTATGCGGATACCGGTAGCTGCCGTCCCCGCCCAGCCCCGGCCGCCGCAGGAAGTCCGGCACCGGGGCTGCCGGGTGCCGCTTGACCGCCTCGTCCATGCGCTCCAGGGCAGCCACCACGCTGTTAGACTTCGGGGCTGTGGCCAGGTAGACGGTAGCCATGGCGATGGGGATGCGCGCTTCCGGCAGGCCCACCGCCTCCAGGGCCGTCCAGGCCGCCTGCGCCACCACCAGCCCCAGGGGGTCCGCCAAGCCGATGTCCTCCGCCGCATGCACCAGGATGCGGCGGACGATAAAGCGGGGATCCTCACCCCCCGCCAGCATGCGCCCCAACCAGTATAGCGCAGCGTCGGGATCGGACCCCCGAATGCTCTTGATATAGGCCGAAATCAGGTCGTAATGGGCATCCCCCGCCCGGTCGTGGTAATGAGGCGCCTCCTGCCAGACCTGCTCCAGGTCCTCCAGGGTCAAGCGGGGAGGCCGGCGCCGGCGGGCGCGGTCCGCCACCCGTTCCAGGATGGTGAGGGCCAGCCGGGCGTCGCCGCCGGCCCGGGCGGCGATGGCCGCCGGCAGGGCCGGATCCCGCTCCACCTCGCCCGGTAGCCATTCCGCCCGCCGGGCCCAGGCCCGCTCCAGCACCGCCGCCACCGCGGCCGGGTCCAACGGCCGGAAGCGCACCGGCAGCACCCGCGACAGGAGTGCCGGCTCCACGCTGACCCAGGGATTTTCGGAGGTCGCCCCGATCAGCGCGACGGTGCCGTCTTCCACATGCGGCAGCAGGGCATCCTGCTGGACCCGGGTGAAACGGTGGATCTCGTCAATGAAGAGCACCGTCCCCCGGCCCTCCAGCTCCCAGCGTTCCCGGGCGGCCGCCACCACCTGCCGCAGGTCGGTGACGGTGGCCTCCACCGCCGACAGGCGCACGAACGCCTGCCGAGCGGCTCGGGCCACGATTTCCGCCGCGCTGGTCTTGCCGGTCCCGGGCGGCCCGTAAAACAACGCGGGCCGCACCCGGCCCTCCTCCACCATCACCCGCAGGATCCCGTCCGGCCCGGTAAGCGCTTCCTGGCCCTCCAGCTCCTCCAGGGTGCGGGGACGCAAGCGCCAGGGTAACGGGGCCGCCCGTTCCCGGTCCTGCCGTCCCTGCTCCGTAAACAGATCGGGTCCTGATCCCGTGCGCCGTCGCGTCACGGCCGCCCCCGTTTCCGACCCCGGCGGCCTTTATTGCGCCAGGCCCAGCCGCTTAAGCAGGTGGGCCCGCGGCAGCACCCCCACCACCCGCTGCACCTCCCGCCCGCCTTCGAAGCGGATGATGGTGGGGATGCTCATGACCCCGTACTCGGCCGCCAGATTGGGGTTCTCATCCACATTGACCTTGGCCACTTTAATCTGACCCTGGCGCTCCCGCGCCACTTCCTCCAACGCCGGCGAGACCATGCGGCAGGGCACGCACCAGGGTGCCCAAAAATCCACCAGCACCGGCACCGGGGACTGCCGCACCTCGGTGTCGAAGTTCGCTTCCCCCACCGCGACGATGGTTTCGCCCGCCATGCTCGTCCTCCTCGTTCACCGTTCATCCCTGCCCCACCAGGGGTACCATCGTCATCTTAGCAATTTCCCGGCCGGCCGTACGCGTTGTAGGGAAAGACGCAATGTTTGAACAAAAAAGGGAGCCTTCCCGGGCTCCCTTCCTGAATACCCCGCCTATGCCGTGTCACCGAAGTTTTGAACCTGCGCGCTCGCAGGTGGGCGCCTCCGGCCGGCTTTCGCAGTCCCCTGGCGTTCTTGCGAACGGGGGCAGGACGGCCACCGTCCTGGATCAGGCTCCCTATGTTTTGGTGTTGGCTCAAAACATATCGGACCGGATCACGCGCATCGCAGGGCTTCCGTCCGTCGCGGGCTCATTATACGCCCCGCCGGGCCCCCTGGCAAGGGAGGCGCGTCAGCGCCCCCCTGGCCGGGCGGGACCGGTTATTGCAGCTCCTCCTTGGCCATCCGCGCCACCAGGTCCGCCAGGACCTCCTTGTCGTGCTGACCGGCCGCCTGCCACAGGCGCTTGGCGATCTGGTCCTGGACGGTCTTGGGTTCGACGCCGCTCTGCAGCATGGCGTCCCCCATCTCGATAATGTCCTGCTTGACGTCCACGGAGCCGTTGGCCATACGCTGGGTCACGCGACTCTTCAGCTCCTCGAACGACTGCGGAACCTCGGCTTGGCTCACGATGCGCCCTCCTCTCTGCAATCCGGGGCGCCGGGCGCCCGGGCTACCGCCCCGTCCCGGAGCCCGGCGGCCGGCCGGCGCCAGCGGCGGGCAACCGCACCCGCGGGCGTCCCGCCTGCCCCCTAACATGTACAGCCCCCGACCCCTTCATGCAGGCAGCCGGCGCATAGGCCGCGGCCCACGGGGGCATGCTGCCCGGGAGGCGCCCGGAACCGGACCCGACCGTCCGCCGGCGCCGCGAGGACAAAAGGAGGCGAAACCCGTGAACTGGGTCGGTGCAATCGTCCGATTCCTGGTGGCAACCCTGGTGCTGATGCTGCTGGGGTACGTGGTGCCGGGATTCACGCCCCTCACGTTCTGGTCCGCCCTGCTGGCTGCGATCGTCATTGCCCTGCTGGGCTATGTAATTGAGGCCCTGTTCGGACGCAACAACTCCCCTTACGGGCGCGGGCTGGTGGGATTCCTGGTTTCGGCCGCCGTCATCTGGGTGGCGCAGGCGGTGGTGCCGGGCATGCACGTCACCATCCTGGGGGCCCTGATTGCCGCCTTCCTCATCGGGCTGGTCGACCTGTTCGTGCCGACCGCGGTGCGTTAAGCGCGACCGCGGTCCCGGATCAGGGTCAGGCCCAGCTCCCGCAGCTGCCGGGGGTCCACCGGGGCTGGCGCCTCCATCAGCGGGTCGGTACCGCTGGCCGTCTTGGGGAAGGCGATCACCTCGCGGATGGTACGGGCGCCCACCATCAGCATGACCAGCCGGTCCAGGCCGAAGGCGATCCCGCCATGCGGCGGGGCGCCGTATTGGAAGGCCCGCACCAGGAACCCGAACTTTTCCTCGATTTCCTGGTCCCCCAGGCCGAGGATGGCGAAGATACGCCGCTGGAGGCCGGGATCATAGATGCGCAGGCTGCCGGAGGCCAGCTCTACCCCGTTGAGGACCACATCGTAGGCCTCGGCCCGGCAGGCGAGGGGATCCGACTCCAGGCGCTCCCAATCCGCCTCCTTGGGCATGGTGAAGGGATGGTGCATAGCGGTCAGGCGCTGTTCCTCCTGGGACCATTCGAACATGGGGAAATCGGTTACCCAGAGGAAGCGCCAGCCCTCCTCCAGGCGCCCCAGGGCCTGGGCCGCCTCCACCCGCAGGCTGCCGGCGGCCGCCAGCACCTCCGCCTCCGGGCCCGCCGCCACCAGCAACCCGTCGCCGGGACGCAGGCCCGCCACCGTACCCAAGGTGGCCATGCCATCCTCGCCCAACCATTTGCCGGCCGAACTACGCCAGCCGTCGCCCTCGCGCAGAATCCAGACCAGCCCCCCCAGTCCCAGCGCGCGGGCCCGCTCCACCCAGGCATCCAGTTCGCGGCGGGAAGGATGCCAGTCCGGGATGCGCACCCCGCTCACCGCGGGGGCTTCCCGCAAAAGACTCCAGCCCAGTTCCCGGCTGGCGGCGGTCAGGTCCACCAGGGGCGGCCCCGCCCGCAGGTCGGGCTTGTCGGAGCCGTACAGGCGCATGGCCTCGGCGTAGGTCATGCGCGGCATGGGGCCGGGATCGGTCCCCAGCGTCGTGCGGAAGACCGTCCGGATCATCCGTTCCATGAGCTCCAGGATTTCATCCCGGCTCATGAAGGACATCTCCACGTCCAGCTGCGTGAATTCCGGCTGGCGATCGGCCCGCAGGTCCTCATCCCGGAAGGCCTTGACGATCTGGTAATAGCGGTCGAAGCCGGCCACCATCAGCAGCTGCTTGAAGATCTGGGGGCTCTGGGGCAGGGCGTAGAAGTGCCCCGGCTGCAGGCGGCTGGGGACCAGGAAGTCGCGGGCCCCTTCCGGGGTGGAACGGGCCAGGGCAGGGGTTTCCACCTCCCAGAAGCCCTCCGCGGCAAAGAAGTCGCGCATGGCACGGATGACGTGGTCGCGCATGCGGAAATGGGCCTGCAGTTCCGGCCGCCGCAGGTCGATGTAACGGTAGCGGAGGCGGACCAGCTCGTCCACCCCCTCCGCGCTCTCCTGGGGCAGGAAAGGCGGGGTGCGGGACTCGGCATAGACGTGGATCTCCGCCGCTTCCACCTCCACCGTGCCGGTGGACAGGTCGGGGTTGGCCATGCCCGGGGGACGCAGGCGCACGGTGCCCCGCACCCGGACCACGTATTCCAGCCGCAGCCGTTCCGCAGCCGCGAACGCCTCCGCCCGTTCGGGTGTAACCACCACCTGGACAATCCCGCTGCGATCCCGGAGGTCGATGAAAATGAGGCCGCCGTGGTCCCGCCGCCGATGCACCCAGCCCGCCACGGTCACCTCGCGGCCGGCCAGCGCCTCCCCGATTTCGCCTGCATAAACCGTCCGATGTACGCCCATGCTCGCCTCGTCGTCCCTTCCTGCATCCCTTGCCCGGCCTCAACGCCGCCGCGAATCCAGCCAGATGGTCACCGGTCCGTCGTTAACCAGCTGCACCTGCATGTGGGCACCGAAACGCCCGGTAGCCACCAGGGTGCCCGGCGGCAGGGCCGCGCGCACCGCGGCCTCCAGGCGGGCGAACCAGGCCCGCGCCTCCGCCGGCGGCGCCGCCGGCCCCAAGTCCGGGCGCCGGCCGCGGGCCACCGCTGCGCAGAGGGTCACCTGCGACACCAGCAGCACGGCCCCGCCCGCCTCCGCGACGTCGCGCGCCAGGTGCCCGCCGCCGTCTGCAAAGATGCGCAGTCCGGTCAGCTTGCGGACCGTCCAGGCCAAGTCGTCCTCGTTGTCCTCCCGGCAAATACCCACCAGCGCCAGCAGCCCCGGCCCGATGGCGGCCACCGTCTCCGTGTCCACCACCACCGCCGCTGCCCGGACCCGTTGCACCACCGTTCTCAATGGCGGCCCCCCGCGGCGGTGCCGGTGCGGGCGGCCGGCCCCGTTCGCCGCTGCCGCTCCCGGTGGGAAAGCCGGGCC is a genomic window containing:
- the dtd gene encoding gly-tRNA(Ala) deacylase / D-Tyr-tRNATyr deacylase (Evidence 2a : Function from experimental evidences in other organisms; PubMedId : 15292242, 15525705, 16844682, 18700836, 28362257; Product type e : enzyme) translates to MRTVVQRVRAAAVVVDTETVAAIGPGLLALVGICREDNEDDLAWTVRKLTGLRIFADGGGHLARDVAEAGGAVLLVSQVTLCAAVARGRRPDLGPAAPPAEARAWFARLEAAVRAALPPGTLVATGRFGAHMQVQLVNDGPVTIWLDSRRR